A region from the Lemur catta isolate mLemCat1 chromosome 7, mLemCat1.pri, whole genome shotgun sequence genome encodes:
- the RELA gene encoding transcription factor p65 isoform X2 → MDDLFPLIFPSEPAQASGPYVEIIEQPKQRGMRFRYKCEGRSAGSIPGERSTDTTKTHPTIKINGYTGPGTVRISLVTKDPPHRPHPHELVGKDCRDGFYEAELCPDRCIHSFQNLGIQCVKKRDLEQAISQRIQTNNNPFQVPIEEQRGDYDLNAVRLCFQVTVRDPSGRPLRLPPVLSHPIFDNRAPNTAELKICRVNRNSGSCLGGDEIFLLCDKVQKEDIEVYFTGPGWEARGSFSQADVHRQVAIVFRTPPYADPSLQAPVRVSMQLRRPSDRELSEPMEFQYLPDTDDRHRIEEKRKRTYETFKSIMKKSPFSGPTDPRPPPRRIAVPSRSTASVPKPAPQPYPFTSSLSTINFDEFSPMVFPSGQIPSQAPALAPAPTQVLAQAPAPTSAMASALAQAPAPVPVLAPGPLQAVAPPAPKPTQGGEGTLTEALLQLQFDADEDLGALLGNSTDPAVFTDLASVDNSEFQQLLNQGVSMAPHTAEPMLMEYPESITRLVTGSQRPPDPAPNPLGASGIPNGLLSGDEDFSSIADMDFSALLSQISS, encoded by the exons AGCCAGCCCAGGCTTCTGGCCCCTATGTGGAGATCATCGAGCAGCCCAAGCAGCGGGGCATGCGCTTCCGCTACAAGTGCGAGGGCCGCTCAGCGGGCAGTATCCCAGGCGAGAGAAGCACGGATACCACCAAGACCCACCCCACCATCAAG ATCAATGGCTACACGGGACCAGGGACAGTTCGCATCTCCCTGGTCACCAAGGACCCCCCTCACCGGCCTCATCCCCATGAGCTTGTGGGGAAAGATTGCCGGGATGGCTTCTATGAGGCTGAGCTCTGCCCCGACCGCTGCATCCACAG tttccagaaCCTGGGTATCCAGTGTGTGAAGAAGCGGGACCTGGAACAGGCCATCAGTCAGCGCATCCAGACCAACAACAACCCCTTCCAAG TTCCCATAGAAGAGCAGCGTGGGGACTATGACCTGAACGCTGTGCGGCTCTGCTTCCAGGTGACAGTGCGGGATCCATCAGGCAGGCCTCTCCGCCTGCCACCTGTCCTCTCTCATCCCATCTTTGACAACC GCGCCCCCAATACTGCTGAGCTCAAGATCTGCCGTGTGAACCGAAACTCCGGGAGCTGCCTTGGTGGGGATGAGATTTTCCTGCTGTGTGACAAGGTGCAGAAAG AGGACATTGAGGTGTATTTCACGGGACCAGGCTGGGAGGCCCGAGGCTCCTTTTCACAAGCTGATGTACACCGACAAGTGGCCATTGTGTTCCGGACCCCTCCCTACGCAGACCCCAGCCTGCAGGCTCCCGTGCGTGTCTCTATGCAGCTGCGGCGGCCTTCCGATAGGGAGCTCAGCGAGCCCATGGAATTCCAGTACCTGCCAGACACAG ATGACCGTCACCGGATTGAGGAGAAACGCAAAAGGACATATGAGACCTTCAAGAGCATCATGAAGAAGAGTCCTTTTAGTG GACCCACCGACCCCAGGCCTCCACCCCGGCGCATTGCTGTGCCTTCCCGCAGCACAGCTTCTGTCCCCAAGCCAG ccccccagccctATCCTTTCACGTCATCCCTCAGCACCATCAACTTTGATGAGTTTTCCCCCATGGTATTTCCTTCTGGGCAGATCCCAAGCCAGGCCCCAGCCTTAGCACCAGCCCCTACCCAAGtcctggcccaggccccagcccctaCCTCAGCCATGGCCTCAGCTCTGGCTCaggccccagcccctgtcccagTCCTAGCCCCAGGCCCTCTTCAGGCTGTggccccccctgcccccaagcCCACCCAGGGTGGGGAAGGAACACTGACGGAGGCCCTGCTGCAGCTGCAGTTTGATGCTGATGAAGACCTGGGGGCCTTGCTTGGCAACAGCACAGACCCAGCTGTGTTCACGGACCTGGCATCCGTCGACAACTCTGAGTTTCAGCAGCTGCTGAACCAGGGTGTTTCTATGGCCCCCCACACAGCTGAGCCCATGCTGATGGAATACCCTGAGTCTATAACTCGCCTGGTAACAGGGTCCCAGAGGCCCCCCGACCCAGCTCCCAACCCTCTGGGGGCCTCAGGGATCCCCAACGGCCTTCTATCAGGGGATGAAGACTTCTCCTCCATTGCGGACATGGACTTCTCAGCCCTTCTGAGTCAGATCAGCTCCTAA
- the RELA gene encoding transcription factor p65 isoform X3, whose amino-acid sequence MWRSSSSPSSGACASATSARAAQRAVSQAREARIPPRPTPPSSFQNLGIQCVKKRDLEQAISQRIQTNNNPFQVPIEEQRGDYDLNAVRLCFQVTVRDPSGRPLRLPPVLSHPIFDNRAPNTAELKICRVNRNSGSCLGGDEIFLLCDKVQKEDIEVYFTGPGWEARGSFSQADVHRQVAIVFRTPPYADPSLQAPVRVSMQLRRPSDRELSEPMEFQYLPDTDDRHRIEEKRKRTYETFKSIMKKSPFSGPTDPRPPPRRIAVPSRSTASVPKPAPQPYPFTSSLSTINFDEFSPMVFPSGQIPSQAPALAPAPTQVLAQAPAPTSAMASALAQAPAPVPVLAPGPLQAVAPPAPKPTQGGEGTLTEALLQLQFDADEDLGALLGNSTDPAVFTDLASVDNSEFQQLLNQGVSMAPHTAEPMLMEYPESITRLVTGSQRPPDPAPNPLGASGIPNGLLSGDEDFSSIADMDFSALLSQISS is encoded by the exons ATGTGGAGATCATCGAGCAGCCCAAGCAGCGGGGCATGCGCTTCCGCTACAAGTGCGAGGGCCGCTCAGCGGGCAGTATCCCAGGCGAGAGAAGCACGGATACCACCAAGACCCACCCCACCATCAAG tttccagaaCCTGGGTATCCAGTGTGTGAAGAAGCGGGACCTGGAACAGGCCATCAGTCAGCGCATCCAGACCAACAACAACCCCTTCCAAG TTCCCATAGAAGAGCAGCGTGGGGACTATGACCTGAACGCTGTGCGGCTCTGCTTCCAGGTGACAGTGCGGGATCCATCAGGCAGGCCTCTCCGCCTGCCACCTGTCCTCTCTCATCCCATCTTTGACAACC GCGCCCCCAATACTGCTGAGCTCAAGATCTGCCGTGTGAACCGAAACTCCGGGAGCTGCCTTGGTGGGGATGAGATTTTCCTGCTGTGTGACAAGGTGCAGAAAG AGGACATTGAGGTGTATTTCACGGGACCAGGCTGGGAGGCCCGAGGCTCCTTTTCACAAGCTGATGTACACCGACAAGTGGCCATTGTGTTCCGGACCCCTCCCTACGCAGACCCCAGCCTGCAGGCTCCCGTGCGTGTCTCTATGCAGCTGCGGCGGCCTTCCGATAGGGAGCTCAGCGAGCCCATGGAATTCCAGTACCTGCCAGACACAG ATGACCGTCACCGGATTGAGGAGAAACGCAAAAGGACATATGAGACCTTCAAGAGCATCATGAAGAAGAGTCCTTTTAGTG GACCCACCGACCCCAGGCCTCCACCCCGGCGCATTGCTGTGCCTTCCCGCAGCACAGCTTCTGTCCCCAAGCCAG ccccccagccctATCCTTTCACGTCATCCCTCAGCACCATCAACTTTGATGAGTTTTCCCCCATGGTATTTCCTTCTGGGCAGATCCCAAGCCAGGCCCCAGCCTTAGCACCAGCCCCTACCCAAGtcctggcccaggccccagcccctaCCTCAGCCATGGCCTCAGCTCTGGCTCaggccccagcccctgtcccagTCCTAGCCCCAGGCCCTCTTCAGGCTGTggccccccctgcccccaagcCCACCCAGGGTGGGGAAGGAACACTGACGGAGGCCCTGCTGCAGCTGCAGTTTGATGCTGATGAAGACCTGGGGGCCTTGCTTGGCAACAGCACAGACCCAGCTGTGTTCACGGACCTGGCATCCGTCGACAACTCTGAGTTTCAGCAGCTGCTGAACCAGGGTGTTTCTATGGCCCCCCACACAGCTGAGCCCATGCTGATGGAATACCCTGAGTCTATAACTCGCCTGGTAACAGGGTCCCAGAGGCCCCCCGACCCAGCTCCCAACCCTCTGGGGGCCTCAGGGATCCCCAACGGCCTTCTATCAGGGGATGAAGACTTCTCCTCCATTGCGGACATGGACTTCTCAGCCCTTCTGAGTCAGATCAGCTCCTAA
- the RELA gene encoding transcription factor p65 isoform X1 encodes MWRSSSSPSSGACASATSARAAQRAVSQAREARIPPRPTPPSRSAPASGDGVGGMGYRGKALWNPSRLASRPPCPLCLGVRFRIPGPPECSLYFGQINGYTGPGTVRISLVTKDPPHRPHPHELVGKDCRDGFYEAELCPDRCIHSFQNLGIQCVKKRDLEQAISQRIQTNNNPFQVPIEEQRGDYDLNAVRLCFQVTVRDPSGRPLRLPPVLSHPIFDNRAPNTAELKICRVNRNSGSCLGGDEIFLLCDKVQKEDIEVYFTGPGWEARGSFSQADVHRQVAIVFRTPPYADPSLQAPVRVSMQLRRPSDRELSEPMEFQYLPDTDDRHRIEEKRKRTYETFKSIMKKSPFSGPTDPRPPPRRIAVPSRSTASVPKPAPQPYPFTSSLSTINFDEFSPMVFPSGQIPSQAPALAPAPTQVLAQAPAPTSAMASALAQAPAPVPVLAPGPLQAVAPPAPKPTQGGEGTLTEALLQLQFDADEDLGALLGNSTDPAVFTDLASVDNSEFQQLLNQGVSMAPHTAEPMLMEYPESITRLVTGSQRPPDPAPNPLGASGIPNGLLSGDEDFSSIADMDFSALLSQISS; translated from the exons ATGTGGAGATCATCGAGCAGCCCAAGCAGCGGGGCATGCGCTTCCGCTACAAGTGCGAGGGCCGCTCAGCGGGCAGTATCCCAGGCGAGAGAAGCACGGATACCACCAAGACCCACCCCACCATCAAGGTCAGCACCTGCTTCCGGtgatggggtggggggcatggggtATAGAGGGAAGGCATTGTGGAACCCCAGCAGGCTTGCCTCTAGGCCACCATGCCCTCTGTGTCTGGGAGTCAGGTTTAGAATTCCTGGGCCTCCAGAGTGCTCTCTGTACTTTGGACAGATCAATGGCTACACGGGACCAGGGACAGTTCGCATCTCCCTGGTCACCAAGGACCCCCCTCACCGGCCTCATCCCCATGAGCTTGTGGGGAAAGATTGCCGGGATGGCTTCTATGAGGCTGAGCTCTGCCCCGACCGCTGCATCCACAG tttccagaaCCTGGGTATCCAGTGTGTGAAGAAGCGGGACCTGGAACAGGCCATCAGTCAGCGCATCCAGACCAACAACAACCCCTTCCAAG TTCCCATAGAAGAGCAGCGTGGGGACTATGACCTGAACGCTGTGCGGCTCTGCTTCCAGGTGACAGTGCGGGATCCATCAGGCAGGCCTCTCCGCCTGCCACCTGTCCTCTCTCATCCCATCTTTGACAACC GCGCCCCCAATACTGCTGAGCTCAAGATCTGCCGTGTGAACCGAAACTCCGGGAGCTGCCTTGGTGGGGATGAGATTTTCCTGCTGTGTGACAAGGTGCAGAAAG AGGACATTGAGGTGTATTTCACGGGACCAGGCTGGGAGGCCCGAGGCTCCTTTTCACAAGCTGATGTACACCGACAAGTGGCCATTGTGTTCCGGACCCCTCCCTACGCAGACCCCAGCCTGCAGGCTCCCGTGCGTGTCTCTATGCAGCTGCGGCGGCCTTCCGATAGGGAGCTCAGCGAGCCCATGGAATTCCAGTACCTGCCAGACACAG ATGACCGTCACCGGATTGAGGAGAAACGCAAAAGGACATATGAGACCTTCAAGAGCATCATGAAGAAGAGTCCTTTTAGTG GACCCACCGACCCCAGGCCTCCACCCCGGCGCATTGCTGTGCCTTCCCGCAGCACAGCTTCTGTCCCCAAGCCAG ccccccagccctATCCTTTCACGTCATCCCTCAGCACCATCAACTTTGATGAGTTTTCCCCCATGGTATTTCCTTCTGGGCAGATCCCAAGCCAGGCCCCAGCCTTAGCACCAGCCCCTACCCAAGtcctggcccaggccccagcccctaCCTCAGCCATGGCCTCAGCTCTGGCTCaggccccagcccctgtcccagTCCTAGCCCCAGGCCCTCTTCAGGCTGTggccccccctgcccccaagcCCACCCAGGGTGGGGAAGGAACACTGACGGAGGCCCTGCTGCAGCTGCAGTTTGATGCTGATGAAGACCTGGGGGCCTTGCTTGGCAACAGCACAGACCCAGCTGTGTTCACGGACCTGGCATCCGTCGACAACTCTGAGTTTCAGCAGCTGCTGAACCAGGGTGTTTCTATGGCCCCCCACACAGCTGAGCCCATGCTGATGGAATACCCTGAGTCTATAACTCGCCTGGTAACAGGGTCCCAGAGGCCCCCCGACCCAGCTCCCAACCCTCTGGGGGCCTCAGGGATCCCCAACGGCCTTCTATCAGGGGATGAAGACTTCTCCTCCATTGCGGACATGGACTTCTCAGCCCTTCTGAGTCAGATCAGCTCCTAA